Part of the Camelus dromedarius isolate mCamDro1 chromosome 11, mCamDro1.pat, whole genome shotgun sequence genome is shown below.
GGACTGTGTCAACCTGACTGGGCCACAGGGCGCCCAGAGATATGGTTAGACATAATTCTGGGTGAGACTGTGAAGATGTTTCTGGGTGAGATTAGCCCTGGAGtttagactgagtaaagcagatggccctcccctctgcccccaggcccatgtgggtgggcctcatccaaccCATTGGAGGCCTGAATACAACAAAAAGGTGGAGGCCTCGTTCTCTCAGCCTGATTGTCTTTGATCCTGGACGCAGGTCTCCTCCAGCCTTTGGTCTTACACTGGAGCTTGTACCCTCTGCTCTCCCAGGGTCCCCATCTCCAGTTTGTCAACTGCTAGTCAcgggacttctcagtctccatgACTGTGAAAGCCAAttccttataaaaaaaaaaaccactctttctctctttcttaggCTTCTCAGGACAGAGTGAGGCTGGCCCCTTGTACAAGTCCTGGGAGGATAAACTCTCAGAAGAGCTTACGCTCTTACCCTTCCTTCAAACCAGGAATCACAGCATCCCTCCCCAATCCGGTAGAATAACCGAAGACACTAAattctgtttacattttaaaagaaatgtttctgtatttctctccctctttagGACATTAATATCAAAGCCAAACAGAATGTGTTAGACGTGGGCCTCTTGCAAGGTCACTGAGAGAATGTTCTGCTTGCAGGGGAAGGTCATTACCATCCCTTTGATCAATCTGGACTGAGCTCCTGGGGGCAGAGCCTCAGTGGTTTCTGCCAATAGTCAGTTCCATTTACGAAGTGCTCagctaaatgaacaaacaagcTCTCCTTGGCCTCCTCTGTGCTGCTGTTCTCATCATGGTTCACCTTACCAAGGTAAGAGCCAGAAGAGCCCTCAGAAGTCATCTTATCCGACTGCCTTGTGTTAcagatgaggcccagagagggtgaatGACCAGctggaggtcacacagcatgtCAGAGGAAGCACAGGTGCAAGAGGATGACCTCCTCATTCCAGAGCTCATCCTGAGACCTCACACAGCATCTATTGTTCAAGCAGAAGGGCCACACCGGCCAGGAGAGATGAGAGCTTCCTTTAATGGTCATCTTGCTGCTGAGTCTGATGCAACCTTCCAAGGGAAATGCACAGGGTGGCTTCCTGGGCTATGGGTCATCTTTGAAAGATCGTGAGGTTGATTCCCCGAGGTCTAGGCCATCTGCCTTCACCTGGATAGGAGAGCAGCTCCACTGGGGAGAGGATGTCCGGTTCCTGTATGGAGGTGGCACAGAGGCTGCCCCATTTGGGGTGCGGAGGTGGAAAACAAGCAGAGAGCAGGGATGCAGGTCTGCTGGTTGACAGGGCCGAGGAGAGGCTGGGCTTCCCATGGGTGGAATGGGAGGAGGGCCATCCGGGCAGGGATCCAGGCAGGGGCCAGCTGACCTTGGGCCGGTGGATAGCACCCAGTGGGCGGAGCCAGCCTGGGCCGTGCAGCGGGGAGCAGCATGGGACCCTGTTACAAGGAAAGGCCAGGAGAGAGCAGTGAGCCCTCAGCTTTATTCCGGGCTGTCCCGCGGCTTCCAAACCTTTCTGGTGACAGCTCAGGGTGGGTAGGGGGACCATCTTGGGGAGAAGTGCCCTGGGGGACTGGGCGGGGCCAGGAAACCTGGTACCTCGGCGGGCATTTACAGCAATTGTTTGCCTTGGAAAAGTCACTCTGCTTCTCAAAACCCAGTTTCTGCATtggcaaaaaatgaaaaaaaattaaaaaaaaaaaaagtcctaccTCATAGCGTTACTATGGGTAtgtacaaatgttaaccactgtacTATTTTGTGTACCACTCCCTCCCCTGGGTTTAGCATCGGTATACACTCCAAATATGTGTTGACTCGGGACAGCTAATCCTTAGAGAGCACTTCCTAGGTGACGAGCATTCTTCAAGCCTCCGGCATTTCAATCTTATCCTCCTCAAAACTATGACCCTTCTTTGAGGGGCGCAGTCACTCTTTCAGGCCGCACTGCTGCTacgggcagagctgggattcgaaccTAGGCAGCCTGACTCCTGAGCTGACGTGCTCGACCTCCATGCACCGCCCTTTATTCTGTGACCCTGTGAAGTTTTGCACAAGTAATTCAAATTGGtccggggaggagggagaggactgTGATTGTTACTCAGTGGATGAGGACATGGGGACAGAAAGGCAGCGACTTCCCGCAGACTTTCTGAACATCCATGCCCAGGATCTTTCTGAAAAAACCGCccctgcacttttcactgcaGTCAGACTCCGcccccccacccacctgccccccGCCCGGTGTTTCCTCACTTCCGGGTCTGGATGGGAGGTTCCTAGACAGCGGCTCCCCCCAGCTCCGCCCCCCACCCGGGGCCTCAGCCACTCACGGCCACGTCCGGGTTTGTGGGCGGGGCCAGGTCGGCCTCACTCAGCTGCTGCGAAGCCCCCAGGCTGCCAGTCTTCTCCTGCTTCCTCCACTTGGCTCGCTGATTCTGGAACCAGATCTGAGATGAGGGCGAGAGAAGATGCAGATAAGCAAAAGGGATTTTCTCCATCTATTACCTACCCTCGAAATGTATAATAACAGCGCCTTCCAAGGGACTGGCCCTTTGCAGTTTAGAAAGCTCCGCGGCCCCCAGGATTTCTTTGGATCCGGCCCGCCTTCTGAGAGGGGACCCACCCCGGATCACAAGCTTCAATGCCTCCGGGGCTGTgagggctcctgggaggaggaggggagtgaaGCAGCTGGGAGTCGGATCTCTGGGCATGCTGGGGTCTGTGGTGAACAGAGGCTAAAGAGGGCAGCTTCTCAGTTCTCAACCAACAGTCACCATGTGGACATGTGAGCGCAGCGTTGCAGCCTCATCCAATATCTAAGGCAGAAATCTTGATTTTTATGTGAAagctctgaaatttaaaataccgTGCAGCTCAAATGAAACCCATCTGTGGGCTCTTTCCTGCGGGCAGGGCACCAGTTTGCAACCCTGTGGACCCGGGGGCACCTGTAGGTTGAACGTTGGCAGTTCCCTGTGTCCGTGAGTGCCCTGTTGTTCCTGACACGTGGCCGTTTGTACTTGGTCCTTCTGCTGAGGCAGCCGCTGAATTCTGGGCTTTACAGCAGAGGCAGGTGCTGCCCACTTAGCTGGTGATTGATTTCAGATGGGAAGAAAAAGGGGGCAGTCCTTAGACAGAAGAAAAGTAGGTTTGGATGAAATAAAAGGTGGAATGTTGACTTGGACCCTGGCGCAGATTTTGAATTCCAATGAGTTCatcatatttgtttaaaaaataaaaagaagggtgATTTAGAAAACTTTCAGAGAGAGTGTCAACAGTGTAACAGTTGGATCTGGATTTGCTGGAGCTGTACTTACAGAACTGGGGATGTGTAAGAGGACAGGGTATACCCCTGGAGAGGGACAAGGTACTGACTCTAAACCTCTGAGCGCCTCTGAGTTCAAGGTAAAGTGTTGACAAACTAAGGCCTCGGGCTAACTCTGGCCTCCATCCTGTGATTACAcagtttgtacatttttaaatggttggcggaaaaatcaaaacaagaataatattttgtgacacataCCAATTGTACAAATTTCCAATTTTAGTGTCCATTGGTAAAGTTTATTGGAATATCACCACGCCCATTTGTTTACAGACTGTAAGCCATGGCTGCCTTTGTGCTGCAAGGGCAGAACTGAATCACTGTGACAGTGACCGTCACAAAGCCTACCATAATTagcatctggccctttacagaagaaaattgttGAGCCCTGGTCTAGATTGTCAAGACCTATTTTGTGAATGAGGCCTCGTGGTGAACGACTACAGCCAAGTGGAGAAGAAGGGAGTGGAAGCAGATACAAATGGTCATCATCCAATCCATCTCTGCTTCCACCCACCAAGGGGAGAAACTATCTTATAACTATGGTGACCTCATTTCCTGGAAAGTAATATTTGACCAATATAACTGTATTCAGGGGATAAAGCCGATGGAAGACTTCAGAGTGGGCAGCCCTGGAGGGAGCAGATATGTGGGGTCTCACCGATGGCCCCGAGTGCAtggaggtgggggctgagggtggggatggCTGTACCTGCACCCGAGCTTCTGGGAGTTTGATCCTGGCTGCCAGCTGGTTGCGGATGTGGACATCGGGGTAGTGGGTGAAGTGGAAGATCTTCTCCAGCTCGTGTAGCTGCTCTGTGGTGAAGGTGGTCCGGACCCTCCGCTTGCTCTTCCTCTCTTCTGGATGGAGGAGGGTCCAAGATGGGTTAGTGATCTGGGTGTCAGCATCTCAGCCAAGCCTTTGTGCCACCTTGTCTCGTCCCTTGGCTCCTTGGGC
Proteins encoded:
- the ISX gene encoding LOW QUALITY PROTEIN: intestine-specific homeobox (The sequence of the model RefSeq protein was modified relative to this genomic sequence to represent the inferred CDS: deleted 1 base in 1 codon), which gives rise to MPVSSQPMVYWTERKGPFSAVLGGRSFRKGRTPLSTGIARGTHRAPLPTSLWPGNCAKVGPALQGAMENSGCCEAPKKLGLSFSIEEILRRPAERSDVARPEGAGGQGPGRAAAADSGPERPPQDQPQEERKSKRRVRTTFTTEQLHELEKIFHFTHYPDVHIRNQLAARIKLPEARVQIWFQNQRAKWRKQEKTGSLGASQQLSEADLAPPTNPDVAGPMLLPAARPRLAPPTGCYPPAQGQLAPAWIPARMALLPFHPWEAQPLLGPVNQQTCIPALCLFPPPHPKWGSLCATSIQEPDILSPVELLSYPAGHSPSLGLICNTRQSDKMTSEGSSGSYLGKVNHDENSSTEEAKESLFVHLAEHFVNGTDYWQKPLRLCPQELSPD